One window of Jannaschia sp. CCS1 genomic DNA carries:
- the cueR gene encoding Cu(I)-responsive transcriptional regulator, whose product MNIKYVAQATNIPAKTIRYYEEIGLIRPARGANGYRSFSAQDLHKLAFVGRARALGFSIADCRVLLALYEDAGRSSAEVKAVAQAHLAEIDAKIAALTDMRATLSHLVETCAGDARPDCPILASLAKD is encoded by the coding sequence ATGAACATTAAATACGTGGCGCAAGCCACTAATATTCCAGCAAAAACGATCCGATACTATGAAGAAATTGGCCTGATCCGGCCTGCGCGCGGGGCCAACGGATACCGCTCGTTCAGCGCGCAGGATCTGCACAAGCTGGCGTTTGTGGGGCGGGCGCGGGCGTTGGGCTTCTCCATCGCCGATTGCCGCGTGTTACTGGCGCTGTATGAGGATGCCGGGCGATCGTCTGCGGAGGTGAAAGCGGTGGCGCAGGCCCATCTGGCGGAGATCGACGCCAAGATTGCGGCCCTGACGGATATGCGCGCGACGTTGTCCCATCTGGTGGAGACCTGTGCGGGCGACGCCCGGCCCGATTGCCCGATCCTCGCGTCACTTGCCAAAGATTAA
- a CDS encoding AbrB family transcriptional regulator, with translation MLILLRTYAIAAIGVGVFLIAHLPLPFLLGPILSCLVAGLAGVEMRGQPTINEAMRAILGVAVGATLTLTVVLSMGAMWPTLLMIPVMITLIGVIGVPYFQRLWGFDPITSYYAAMPGGLQDMLLFGEEAGGDVRALSLIHATRVMVIVMALPVVMVTAWDVDFSAPPGAPAASITWDQLAWMVAAGLVGWRVAKAVGLFGASILGPLIAAALLAVTGILNHRPPAEAIFAAQFFIGMTVGTKYAGVTGAEVRRDVVAALGFCVILLIIGGAFAEFAVALGLAPHLEALLAFAPGGQAEMTVLALIAGADVAFVVAHHLLRIVTVIIGAPIASRLFGR, from the coding sequence GTGCTGATCTTGCTGCGCACCTACGCCATCGCAGCAATTGGCGTCGGCGTCTTCCTGATCGCCCATCTGCCCCTGCCCTTCCTTCTCGGCCCGATCCTTTCGTGCCTGGTCGCCGGACTTGCGGGCGTCGAGATGCGGGGCCAGCCCACGATAAACGAGGCGATGCGCGCCATTCTGGGCGTCGCCGTTGGGGCCACTCTGACGCTCACCGTCGTCCTGTCGATGGGGGCGATGTGGCCGACGCTGTTGATGATCCCGGTGATGATCACGCTCATCGGCGTCATTGGTGTACCCTATTTTCAACGGCTATGGGGCTTTGACCCAATCACCAGCTATTACGCCGCCATGCCCGGTGGGTTACAGGATATGCTGCTGTTTGGTGAAGAGGCTGGCGGCGACGTTCGCGCGCTGTCCTTGATCCACGCGACCCGGGTTATGGTCATCGTGATGGCCTTGCCGGTCGTGATGGTCACGGCGTGGGACGTGGATTTCAGCGCGCCGCCCGGTGCGCCAGCCGCCTCCATCACCTGGGACCAACTGGCGTGGATGGTCGCGGCGGGTCTGGTCGGCTGGCGTGTGGCCAAGGCCGTCGGGCTTTTTGGGGCGTCGATCCTGGGGCCGCTGATCGCCGCAGCGCTTCTGGCGGTCACGGGCATCCTCAACCACCGCCCCCCGGCGGAGGCGATTTTCGCGGCGCAGTTCTTCATCGGCATGACGGTGGGGACCAAATACGCAGGCGTGACGGGGGCGGAAGTACGCCGCGATGTCGTCGCCGCCCTGGGGTTCTGCGTGATCCTGCTGATCATCGGCGGCGCGTTTGCGGAATTTGCCGTGGCCCTCGGCCTCGCGCCGCATCTGGAGGCGCTGCTGGCGTTCGCCCCCGGCGGTCAGGCCGAGATGACGGTGCTGGCGCTGATCGCGGGCGCTGATGTGGCCTTCGTTGTCGCCCACCATCTGTTGCGGATCGTCACGGTCATCATCGGCGCGCCCATCGCGTCCCGGCTATTCGGGCGTTAA
- a CDS encoding alpha/beta fold hydrolase — protein sequence MNLRPPPLLLLPGMMCDARLFAPQIAALSARRAVMVAPLTGRDTIGALAQDVLGQAPQQFALAGLSMGGMVAMEIIARAPDRVTHLALLDTNPKAEPPARARARAPQIEAVRAGHLRRVMRDEMKPNYLTDGPRTGEVLDLCMAMAETLGPEVFVQQSQALATRPDQQEALRRVNVPTLILCGTDDTLCPPGYHELMRDLIPGAELQVIQGAGHLPTLEQPERTTQALQGWLERPC from the coding sequence ATGAATTTGCGGCCTCCCCCTCTCCTCCTGTTGCCCGGTATGATGTGCGATGCGCGGCTTTTTGCGCCACAGATCGCGGCGCTGTCGGCCAGGAGGGCCGTGATGGTCGCCCCTTTGACCGGGCGCGATACCATCGGCGCTCTGGCCCAGGATGTCTTGGGCCAAGCCCCTCAGCAATTCGCGCTTGCGGGCCTCTCGATGGGGGGGATGGTCGCGATGGAGATCATCGCCCGCGCGCCGGACCGTGTGACCCACCTTGCCCTGCTCGACACCAATCCGAAGGCCGAGCCGCCCGCGCGGGCCCGCGCCCGTGCCCCCCAGATCGAGGCCGTGCGCGCTGGCCATCTGCGCCGTGTGATGCGCGATGAGATGAAGCCAAATTATCTGACCGATGGGCCACGCACGGGTGAGGTCCTGGACCTCTGCATGGCGATGGCGGAGACGTTGGGGCCAGAGGTCTTTGTCCAGCAGTCCCAAGCGCTTGCCACGCGTCCTGATCAACAAGAGGCCTTGAGGCGCGTAAACGTACCGACCCTGATCCTGTGTGGGACCGACGATACGCTTTGCCCGCCAGGATATCACGAGCTGATGCGCGATCTCATTCCCGGCGCGGAGCTACAGGTCATCCAGGGCGCAGGCCATTTACCAACGCTGGAGCAGCCCGAGCGGACAACTCAGGCGCTGCAAGGCTGGTTGGAGCGTCCGTGCTGA
- a CDS encoding CoxG family protein, with protein sequence MELADEIIINAPKDRVYAALNDPEILRQCIPGCEELIKHSDTELEAKVVLKVGPVKARFNGDVQLDTAGAPDAFSLTGQGNGGAAGHAKGGADVTLTADGPETTILRYTAKADIGGKLAQLGSRLIQSTAEKLAAKFFKSFADVVNEDAAV encoded by the coding sequence ATGGAACTGGCAGATGAAATCATCATCAACGCGCCCAAAGACCGCGTCTACGCCGCGCTCAACGATCCTGAAATCCTGAGACAGTGCATCCCCGGCTGCGAGGAGTTGATCAAACACTCGGACACTGAGCTGGAGGCCAAGGTCGTGCTGAAGGTCGGGCCGGTGAAAGCCAGGTTCAACGGCGACGTGCAACTGGATACTGCAGGCGCGCCGGATGCGTTTTCGCTGACCGGCCAGGGCAACGGTGGGGCTGCCGGACACGCCAAGGGCGGCGCGGATGTGACGCTGACCGCCGACGGGCCGGAGACGACGATCCTGCGCTACACGGCGAAGGCCGATATCGGCGGCAAGCTCGCGCAACTGGGCAGCCGTTTGATCCAAAGCACCGCCGAGAAACTGGCGGCCAAGTTCTTCAAATCCTTTGCAGATGTGGTGAATGAGGACGCCGCCGTGTAG
- a CDS encoding nucleotidyltransferase family protein, whose translation MRDVTAILLAAGLSRRMGERNKLLLPVGGVPMIRHVVDVYNAATSGSVLVVTGHEASDVAAALDGSGATTVFNPDFAQGQPTSVACGLRNAPEARALFIGLGDQPLLTADDLHALLAAHAAADPSRISIPALGDQRGNPIVVPSPLRAPLLADPRSPGCKTFTRTHPEHVQFHVLPSSGFYADVDTPAAYDALTAGNLEDIP comes from the coding sequence ATGCGTGATGTCACCGCGATCCTTCTCGCGGCAGGGCTGTCGCGCCGCATGGGGGAGCGGAACAAATTGCTGTTGCCCGTGGGTGGCGTGCCGATGATCCGCCATGTGGTCGATGTCTACAATGCGGCCACATCCGGATCGGTTCTGGTGGTGACGGGCCATGAGGCATCAGACGTTGCGGCGGCCCTTGACGGCAGCGGTGCCACAACAGTCTTCAACCCCGATTTTGCGCAGGGTCAGCCAACATCAGTCGCCTGCGGATTGCGCAATGCGCCCGAGGCCCGGGCCCTGTTCATCGGCCTTGGCGACCAGCCCCTATTGACCGCTGATGACCTGCACGCCTTGCTGGCAGCCCACGCCGCCGCGGACCCGTCACGCATCTCCATTCCGGCGCTTGGGGACCAGCGGGGCAATCCCATCGTGGTGCCCTCACCCCTGCGCGCGCCCCTCCTTGCAGACCCCAGATCACCGGGCTGCAAAACGTTCACCCGCACCCATCCCGAACACGTTCAGTTTCACGTCCTGCCGTCCTCAGGTTTCTACGCCGATGTGGACACACCAGCGGCCTACGACGCGCTCACCGCTGGCAATCTGGAAGACATCCCATGA
- a CDS encoding XdhC family protein, translating into MTPAEILSSDLAEAAQDLRDRAEPFAFATIVRTAGSTAAKPGAKALLSADGTILQGWLGGGCTHGAVKRAALQALRDGTPQLVSVAPEELLAEKGVSAGDEVDGMRFARNGCPSRGTVDIFIEPCLPSPQLVVIGASPVAEALNALAPQFHWSVTGTLPPNKPCCVVIATQGQGDLEALKAALSAQTNSIAFVGSRRKYASLADKLAAVGIDQSAIDRVQAPAGLDLGAVTPEEIALSILAQLVQDRRVAVKQTDA; encoded by the coding sequence ATGACCCCGGCCGAAATCCTCTCTTCCGATCTGGCGGAAGCCGCCCAGGACCTCCGAGACCGCGCGGAACCCTTTGCCTTTGCCACCATCGTGCGCACGGCCGGGTCCACGGCGGCCAAGCCGGGGGCAAAGGCCCTGCTCAGTGCCGATGGAACGATCCTGCAAGGCTGGTTGGGCGGCGGCTGCACGCACGGCGCGGTCAAACGCGCGGCGCTTCAGGCCTTGCGCGACGGCACGCCACAATTGGTCTCCGTCGCGCCGGAGGAGTTATTGGCCGAGAAAGGCGTGAGCGCCGGGGACGAAGTGGACGGCATGCGGTTTGCGCGCAATGGCTGCCCGTCACGTGGCACGGTCGATATCTTCATCGAACCCTGCCTGCCATCGCCGCAACTGGTGGTCATCGGCGCATCCCCCGTGGCCGAGGCCCTCAATGCCCTGGCCCCACAATTCCATTGGTCTGTGACCGGAACCTTACCGCCAAACAAGCCGTGTTGTGTTGTCATTGCCACGCAGGGACAAGGGGATCTGGAGGCTTTGAAGGCCGCGCTATCCGCGCAAACCAACTCCATCGCCTTTGTCGGAAGTCGCAGGAAATACGCCTCTCTGGCCGACAAGCTCGCCGCCGTGGGCATCGATCAATCCGCTATCGACCGCGTTCAAGCGCCCGCGGGCCTCGATCTGGGGGCCGTCACCCCCGAAGAAATCGCCCTGTCGATCCTGGCACAGCTGGTGCAAGACCGGCGTGTCGCGGTGAAGCAAACCGATGCGTGA